The following is a genomic window from Lysinibacillus sp. JNUCC-52.
TTTCAAAATATGATGGGATTTGATGAATTGTATGTACGTGGTGATTTAGGTAGGCGCATACAAGATGCATTGCTGCAAGATGAACGTATTACATCATTAGAAAACTTTAGTCTCGAATTTACATCAAAAGATGATGTGTTAATAACTTTTGTTGCTCGAACAATTTATGGCGATGTAAGTCTGTTAAAGGAGGCGATTAGGATTGCTTGAGTACTTAGAGTCGCAATCATTTGATAGTATTTTAGCAGAACTGCTCGATCGTGTGCGGGGTGACGTCGATAAACGTGAAGGTAGTGTAATATACGATGCACTTGCACCTACAGCATTAAAGTTAGCTGAAACATATTGGGATATGTCCGTGTTATATCGTCGTACTTTTGCTGCTACAGCAGACGGAGATGATCTTGAAAAACGAGTGAACGAGCATGGAGTCGAACGTAAGAAGGCTGGAAGGGCTATTCGCCGCGCATTATTTACAGATGGTGAAGGTCAACCTCTTGATGTGTCTACAAATAGCCAATATCGATTAGAGGCAGTTATCTATAATGTAATAGAAAGATTAGAGGCAGGGGTATATAAAGTAGAAGCACAAACAGCAGGTGCCGTAGGAAATAAGGATTATGGCGAGATGCTTCCGCTAGAAGCAAACAATAAGCTAGGTAAAGCTGTATTAGCTGATGTGCTTGTACCAGGTGAAGATGTTGAAACAGATGAGTCATTATATGTAAGGTTTGTAGACCATATCCGCGAAAAAGCATTTGGTGGTAACCGCGCAGACTATAAGAAAAAAATGAAGGCAATTCAAGGGGTTGGTGGTGTACGGTTACGTCGTACTCCGTTTGGTGGAGGAACAGTAAAAGCAATTATTATTGATTCTGATTTCAATGCACCGACACCTGAGTTTGTATCCTATGTTCAAGAGATTATAGATCCACTAGAATTTAAAGGCGATGGATATGGTTCAGCGCCGATCGGTCATGAAGTAACCGTGGAAGGTGTAGGGAAAAACACTATTGAAGTTGAAAGTGAACTCATTTTGAATGGTGCAACGATTGGTCAAATTGAAGCACAAGTGAGTGAAACGTTAGAAACGTATTTTGCTGAATTACGTGCCAATTGGTTTAAAGATTTAGATATCAATGTTCGTATTACTCATATCGAATCTCGACTATTAGAGATTGAAGGCATTGAGGACGTTGCTTCAACGATGTTGAATGGCTTAAGTAATAATATTAACTTAGTTGAAGAAATTCCAGTACTTTCTAAAGTAACACTGAAGGAAGTGATTATATGACCAATGCTTTTTTAGAGGAGTTACCATTCTATTATCAAAATATAAAAGAGTTTCGTGAGTTGTCCAATACAGTTACGCTTAACTGGGATAAACTCGACGAAGCTCTTTTTGGTGTAGATAACGATCAATTTATTTTAACCTCAAGCGAGACAGCTATTGCCATTAGAGAAAAGGATTTTGGTATTCGTGCAGATTCGAAGAACGAGACATTGAAATTCCGAAAACTACGATTACTAGCTCGAATGCAGGAAAGCGCACCATATGTCTTAGAGTATTTAACAAAGGCATTGTCAAGATTAATTGGAGAAAATAATCATCAGATTTTATTAGATGTTAATCAATTTGAAATGGAAGTCGCAATAGAAGTTGAACAAACGGCTTATTATAACGAAGTAGTACGGTTGGTAGAGCGAATCGTACCGTTAAATATTAATTTAATGACAACTATTTTGGCTTTAAAGGAATGCCTCATTATTGTAGGGGGCACTTATGCATGGCAAATCAATCATAAAATATGTGGTCGTTTTAAAACAGCCAAAACACATGGTGCTTTAGGAAAAGAAGTGTTAACAGTTTCAAATGAGATTTATAGTTTTATTATAAATAACCGTATTTGTGGTCGATTTAGAGCAGGAGGTGTGAGGAATTGAACGAAATACAACCATTAATGATAGATTTAACTCAACAATTTTTAAGTAATCTTACAGTTGGCGCAAAGGTTACGATTGATGGGGTTGTTTATAACAAAGAAATCTATCACACTAGCACGAAGGTTGGGCTAAGAAAGTATGTGAAGTTATCGACGGAACAAGGTTTGGTAACACGTGCTGCATTAGTCGATAGTTACGGACGTGAATTGTATGTAAAAACAATGAACTATCAGAAAGGCTCACAGGGGTATGTTATCGCATTTCCTCTGCAACTTGAAGTGAAGGAAGTGAAAGTAAATGAGTAACTATATGAATGGTGAAATACCGCTGAATTTTAAGAAAAACCCATACGAACGTACTGAATGGTACGATGACGTAACAGATCCAGTGACAGGAGAGCTCATCGAGGACGGTACGCCTTATATGTCTGAGTATGCCAACAATTTTGAATGGGGAATTTATAACGCCTATCGTTTTATGATTGAGATGTATCGACAATTAGAACGTATGCGTATTCAAATGGAACTAGATGGCCGTGTACCGGGTAATAGTGGAACATTTGCCGATATGCTAGATGGTAGTACAAATAAAATCAATTTAGACACAGCCATGACCGATATTATCGAAGCTGTCATTATAGGTACAACTACTTTAAAAGTGGCTAGTGTTGATGGGTTTACACCATTTACGCAAGTCACTATTTTTGATGATGTAGCAAGTGAGGATGTGGTAATTGCTGCAGTAGGGGTAGACACAATTACGATTTCAGCT
Proteins encoded in this region:
- a CDS encoding putative phage tail protein, with protein sequence MTNAFLEELPFYYQNIKEFRELSNTVTLNWDKLDEALFGVDNDQFILTSSETAIAIREKDFGIRADSKNETLKFRKLRLLARMQESAPYVLEYLTKALSRLIGENNHQILLDVNQFEMEVAIEVEQTAYYNEVVRLVERIVPLNINLMTTILALKECLIIVGGTYAWQINHKICGRFKTAKTHGALGKEVLTVSNEIYSFIINNRICGRFRAGGVRN
- a CDS encoding DUF2634 domain-containing protein, with translation MALPTEAITITPDIEVMDAVELPTRTYHLDFKRGCCSGLIDGQKAMEQAIFKALNTIRFEHLVYTNNYGFQNMMGFDELYVRGDLGRRIQDALLQDERITSLENFSLEFTSKDDVLITFVARTIYGDVSLLKEAIRIA
- a CDS encoding baseplate J/gp47 family protein; its protein translation is MLEYLESQSFDSILAELLDRVRGDVDKREGSVIYDALAPTALKLAETYWDMSVLYRRTFAATADGDDLEKRVNEHGVERKKAGRAIRRALFTDGEGQPLDVSTNSQYRLEAVIYNVIERLEAGVYKVEAQTAGAVGNKDYGEMLPLEANNKLGKAVLADVLVPGEDVETDESLYVRFVDHIREKAFGGNRADYKKKMKAIQGVGGVRLRRTPFGGGTVKAIIIDSDFNAPTPEFVSYVQEIIDPLEFKGDGYGSAPIGHEVTVEGVGKNTIEVESELILNGATIGQIEAQVSETLETYFAELRANWFKDLDINVRITHIESRLLEIEGIEDVASTMLNGLSNNINLVEEIPVLSKVTLKEVII